From Daucus carota subsp. sativus chromosome 6, DH1 v3.0, whole genome shotgun sequence:
tttctcaaaactTTCCTCCTATTTTTGTTAGCTTcaagtaattttactcattccattctattctcccaaaccaaacacaacataaatgttttaatatttgtttcgTTTTCCAAAGTATTATACATCATACATGTCTAGATTATGTCAGAAGTCATCAGTAGTTGATGCTATCTTGTAAGCAGTAATTCTTTCAATAGGCTACATGTTTGTGTTGGATATTGCACAAGCTTGGATGGTCAGTGGATACATGATACATCCACATAATCATTTCAAATATATCCGCAATTTCCTCAAGTAGGAGTGATAGGGATAAGAAAATGGTGGCTTCTACTTGCTCTTATAATGAGATGGTGAAGGCAAGAATACTAGGATAACCCCTTGATATAAAAACTCTGGCTTGTTTATACCATTTTTGCTTCTTGAGATTAAATTCATTTGTAATTATTTACTTTCAGTAACCACTTGACTACTTGTTCATTTCCAATGTATATGGTAATGCCTAATAGAAATGTATAGATATTCTTCTGAACTAACTAGGTCTTCACTTACTCTCTTTACCTCTTCAGGTCATTGCAATATTAGATAGGTTAAAAGATGAGAAGACGGTTGTAGATAGAGCGGATGACCGAGACCGGTCCTCTGATTTGACCAAAGATGATAGTAGTTGGGATGGGGATGATCCCGATGAAGAAGGCATCATTTATGTAAAGTAGTTTGCTCAACTCTTTAATGACGAGTTTTACAGATCATGAACGCAACGGCATATCTGTTGGTTAGCAGTTCATTTTCAGTGATTTGGCTACAGGTATTAGGTTTTCTTTATTATTCTTTGCTACACATTTATGGTTCTTTGTACCTTGTTACAAGATACTAGGTGTCAAAATCTCGGTATACAGCTTGTGATCTTGTATGATCACCTAAGTAGCTGCTCTATTGTATGATGTATGTTTTGTTTAATGTATCAACTTTGGCCTACAATTGGTGAGCTTCAGATTTCAGAGTGGTTAACTATACCTCTTTCTTTCCATTAATTTGACCATTGTTATAATAGTATTGTCTTATTTGAGCAAGATTACCTTGGCCCTTTTTGGTATTATTGCAGACGACAACAATTTGCACACAAAAACAAGTAAAACTTGATAAGTAAACTCAAAAGGATCTTATATGAAGAGCGGTCTTAGAGCTCGTTTGACTAGTTTAAATTGTGACTTACGATTTAACTTGAAGTCAATGTGATAAGCTGGGagtttaaaatgtttatttgggtgattttgatatattaatgacttatgggttattaaaaatataagaataataataaataaataatttattagtaatttatgacttatgagtaatttttttcaaaaagatagtTTTGAAAAATTAGGTTACTGAAAGAAGTACTCAAACCAACTTCTGAATTGAGTTTCTGATCCATTTCTGATATTAGATCCGTTtcttacaaaaataaatttcggcttaaaattagaaatagtTTTAAGCCTCTGACTTAAAATCCACAAAGGCTCTTAACTTAAGTAGCTTATTTGAAGGGCAGTTTTATGTCTATACttttggaagaaaaaaaaattactttcaaCTTTTGTCTCAAAGCTCTTAACTTAAATGTACCTTATTTGAAGAGCAGTTTTATGTCTATACttttggaagaaaaaaaaaattactttcagCTTTTGTCTCATAGGTTTCGCTATCAAACTTtgctaaaaatattaatcttttATATTATGTGTCAAATCAAGAATTCATCGTGCATACATGGGGTCccattattattattgtgaGAATCGTATGTTGCCAACTAGATCTGGGACAAAAATTGGAAACACTTTTGGAGTACCAGCTCTTTCCTTAAATTTTTGCTAGTTTGCCAAGTCGCCAATTAGCATATGCATTGAACACAAATCAGATTCTCCTGATGAAGCTTGGATTACTTGACATTTTCTGAAAGTATGAACTGAATAGCATGAAACAAAACCCCTGCTAAAATATTGTACTTGGCTCTGTATACAAATTATACCAGATTATTCCTAGATGTTCCACATTTCATTTTAAGCACCTcttaaacaaaaatcaaacaGATACAAACAGAATCACAGCCTATTATGCCTTTACAAAATGACATAACTATATATCTATCATCATGAATTATAACTCTATCAGACTCCACGAAGGACCATATGTATCAGTGGTGCGCCTTGGCTGCAGCTTTCTGATGGGACTTGGCCTTTGCCTGGCAAAGGATCAACAAACCAACAGCAGTTAATTGGCAATAAACACCAGCAATATGTATGAAATATTTGTCGGTTCTCattgtagtttgtattttaaggaGGCTTGTACTCGTGTaagaccccccccccccccccccccccccccttctctctctctctctctatatatagagtcctactccaatagaaaccaaattagcctaaaaactaaaaaccagtttctggacagttttttatcactatttttaactacagaaatcactaatttgtacataacatatcactaatttatatataccatatctcgcggatataaatatatatatacacatatattcaacgtatatgaccatcatcttcacccaaatcgtaataatggacctcttaccaccattaccagacgtttctatgacttgccaccattgtctatcgtcactaatagtcacatacactttccatcataacttacaaaactaacgactacttaccatcatcatacaacttctcttgcggcttcctaccgccaagaacctttatacggatgaaattgatcatctataatcgattatcaatagtttagataagtagattttcttaattatgataataaaaatcgttgtttacatattgtataaaaacagtgattagtgcagtataaattagtgatacccgtagttataaatagtggtagggaaactagtttgtagtttttattttaagagtggtttctactatatagagggttactccagtgagaacttcttaaaatgagaaccgtgggaacttccttaatttatcatattttagctaatctaaacatcaaactagtgggtacccaatataaaaaatgtatataaaactaatctcttcctagctagtcaaaaaaaaaatttcaaaaaaaatttcaaaaaaaaaagtccactgccacatcatcagtgattttttttatttattttttttcgactagctaggtggagaccttaattatatacattttttgtgaaggtgcccctggcggggcccttcaaatgaatgagatattgataaattaaaaaagttctcacggttctcattttaagaaagttctcatttgagcaagtgcctatatatatatatattaaaaaataaaatagtactTGAAATTGTTAAAACATAAATACAAGTCGAAACTTAGCGAGAATATCAACTATCAGCCAGTGACATTTAATAAGACAAAGGCTTCCAAATCATTTAGGTTGATCTCAGTTCCCTCAAATTCTTTCTCTTACTTGTTAAGTGATTAACCGCAATTTAACAATAATGACCACATCATACGCAAGTCATAGAAGTAGGAGAAGACGAGGAAGAGGAAGCGCTAGAATTTGATAGCAGGAGATTGAACTAAATGACTATGAAATTGTTGAAcattatttatcatttatttatgCTTCACTAGTGATATATCTATTGAGTTATATATGTAGTGCGTTTAAAAGTTAAGAACTGCCAAGTATTGTTTTCCTTGCTGTCATCAATTTTCTTAATCTGTACCAAGTTAAGAACAAACACCTGTCACTAGAAGACATAAGAAATTAAGACACAACTTAAGTGATGCGGAAGAAGGAACGAATTAGTAAAAAACTGTATATCTATAatgtttttatattagaataaagTTAACTGCAATGTAGTATTAGTTTTACATAAGGCGGTAAGATTATATCTTGAGCAGTTACATAATGAAATTGGATAAGCAGATTATCAGAAATACTCTAGTTATTATAGTAATAAAAGTAAATGTCTTATTTATCAAGTGTAGAATGGTATTAGCTGACGATTAAGGTTACTTTAATAATAAGATCCCCACCTCATATATCAAAAGATGTATTCTTCCTCTATTATAATCCATTATTTGTTCTTTCAAACTTTTAGTGTTGCGCCAACAAGGGGTTTGGACATAGCAAGGCCATGTGTGCTTCCGGGGATATAATCCCAAGAACAATAAGCATATCCTATTTAGCTCTAGACGTAAGCTCTAAAATccccaatatatataaatttcaactcaaattttataactttaaaAAACCTTCATCCACTAGCTTCAGtcacatttaaatttatttcagggGACTGTATATTCTTAACCTATCCATGGGGAAGATTGATCCACTGAAACCCATTTAAATATCAATagatttacaaaatttaaattatgaattatacacaaaataaaaattagggCAGTACAAATACCTGAAGATACTTGAGCTTGATGCTTCCATAAACTAGTCCAAATGAAAAGGCAGATACACGAGCAAccttatacataaatatatacacacaaacagACAAATGAAAATGAGCGATCAAAACaatctaatataaatatatacaggaGGTGATGTATACCAAAGCAAGAGTGCTGGTTCCCGAATAAGGTCCTGGTGGTGGCGccattgatgatttgatatctCTCACTCCCAGCTGCTTAGATCTAAATTTATCTATCTCAACCAGTGGTTTTAGACAAGACGGCAATCTTGTTGTTCTACAACGAGGCCCAATTTCCCAGAGGGTCCAGTTCACAAGTCCAAATCTAGTTTCATCATTTACGTTACAATTATGGGTAAATCCGACACAACCCGAAACACGACACGAACCCGACTCGAGAAAATACGAATGAATGTCGGAGATTTTGTATTCCGAGTCAGGTTTGGGTTGGGTAGTTTTTTTATCTGAAAAactcggatcgggttcgggttgacccaGTGTACCTGAAACCGAcccgaaatatttatatatataatatattatgttaattatatatatttatactacaaaattatatacatttatgatatatttatatattattaaaaatatatttattcaccTATGATctcactaaattatattttttatatttttaatatatcatgattaatataatttttataattaattttaataaatttcgggTCAAAACGGGTTATTTTAGCGATTTTACAACTTATACGCAAGTGCACGTATCGTAACAAGTAGTATATTTATTCTTTCCCACAGAGACTAGAAATAAGTTGTTAAGTACCGTACACCATTGTTCTCCTAATTCAAGTGAAAATACACATTGGCTTacaaagttaaaataatttatactaGAGAATTAACTAACACAAATTCAATCACAAGATCAACAAGATAGGCTTAAAATTTCATCTTTTGATATCAACAAGTATCTCCTCGTACATCAATTCTCATGGTCTGATTACTAATCTAAGGCTAACAAGTATTCATAAGGATTTTCTGAATCTCAAATGTCTCTTATTTATGAATTAACCCCCATATCCCTATGTAGAATTTAAACTCACATATAGCATTAAACATCACCTTAATCGACTAACCAAGGTGTTTAGGTACATTCCTGTTCCAaccataaattaatataaagttttaatcttAGACTTTATTGATTGAGCCTAAACTTAAGATTTATCTCCCAAGTCCTCTTAAGTTACCAATTCAATCTCAAAGGTGATCAATCCTTAAGAAGCAATCGACACAAATCAATATAAGCAATTACTATGACCACAAGAAtagagaaacgaagaaacaacttatatataatcaatagaATCCATTAAAGGCCTATAAGAGAAATTAGTTCAACATCACACTACTAAGAACTAAATACAAGTATGAAGACATTAAATCCATGTTACAATGAAGAAAggtaaagaagaaaagaaaaactctATATGGTGTCTTCTTTCAGTTCCTTTCTTCCTCCTTGCTCTCTTGCACGTAACTTTTTCCGGTATGTCTCTCCCTGTGTCTATTGGTTGTCCCATTTGGGCAACTTCTTTTATGTAACTTCTAACTCATGTAACTCCCAAGCAcattacaaaataaaacaataactgaaatctatactatattttgactataataataataatataaatgagtttCCTAAATAGAATTGGAGTCTAATACAGAAAATTCGGACTTTCTGCTTCTGGTCATTTTCTGGGCTTATTGGACTTTCAATAAATTCTGAAACCTTACTTGAATTAGAGGTCTTCTCGCAAGCTTTCTAACGACTGTTTACGGGCCCAAAACGGACTTGTAGAACTCCGGTTATGATCAAAACAATGAACACAACACAATTTATCCCAAAATCCATATTTTGCTAGAAATGACTTCAAATAATGCACTTTTTGCTCCATTcttttcattataatttttttatttccacACATCAAATACAAAACGGACTTGAAGAACTCCGATTTTGATCAAAACAATGAACACAACACAATTTATCCCAAAATCCGAATTTTGCTAGAAATGACTTTAAATAATGCACGTTTTACTCCATTTCTTCTATTATAAGActtctttatttcctacaaaaAAAACACgagaatatatattaaatatcacaCATCAGGTTATTTTCAGGTCAATCGAGTACTGCATAGGTCG
This genomic window contains:
- the LOC108225389 gene encoding uncharacterized protein LOC108225389 — translated: MAPPPGPYSGTSTLALVARVSAFSFGLVYGSIKLKYLQAKAKSHQKAAAKAHH